In Sparus aurata chromosome 3, fSpaAur1.1, whole genome shotgun sequence, the following are encoded in one genomic region:
- the hycc1 gene encoding hyccin isoform X1, giving the protein MLAMDQGVVEEWLSEFKTLPDSAVSNYAASLKDKGSLVPALYKVIRENYSDLLEPVCHQLFEFYRSGEPQLQRFTLQFLPELLWSLLSVSAARDPHTSGCIEALLLGIYNLEIVDKDGQSKVLSFTVPSLSKPSVYHEPSAIGSIALTEGALANHGLSRVVYSGPHLQRETFTAQNRFEVLTFLLLCYNAALSYMTSTSLQSLCQLSSRVCICGYPRQQMRRYKGISTRLTVTSEFLVQLITGIHYALCNGEVELGSKALDDVLYRAQLELLPEALLVGNAIKSSLHGAALKSNNKEGARSIQVEITPTSSRISRNAVTSLSIRGHRWKRHDAVDLGSPDELMDISEVDEGVWPGGVGPDMTPPTITISNSVTTLNLGAKAMKKCRLGGRTSKDKEAGPLTTGRAASENTELSVKRLTLTSSQSVPKAGALTSLTRTASAVFSRSFEQVASGNAPPSSNHTASEAGRYSCSLQEEGLGYLSPTPNHTQRSPSISVHFGSDL; this is encoded by the exons ATGTTGGCTATGGACCAAGGAGTGGTGGAGGAATGGCTGTCAGAATTTAAG accCTTCCGGACAGTGCTGTGTCCAACTATGCCGCCTCACTGAAAGACAAAGGTTCCCTGGTGCCCGCCCTCTACAAGGTCATCCGTGAGAACTACAGCGAC TTACTGGAGCCCGTGTGTCACCAGTTATTTGAGTTTTACCGGAGCGGTGAGCCGCAGCTGCAGCGCTTCACGCTACAGTTCCTGCCAGAGCTCCTGTGGAGCCTCCTCTCCGTCAGCGCAGCCAGAGACCCCCACACCTCCGGCTGCATCGAGGCTCTGCTGCTGGGCATTTACAACCTG GAAATAGTTGATAAAGATGGACAGAGTAAAGTATTATCTTTCACCGTCCCTTCCCTCTCCAAACCGTCGGTGTACCATGag CCTTCAGCCATCGGCTCCATTGCCCTAACAGAAGGGGCTCTAGCCAATCATGGGCTGAGCAGGGTGGTGTACAGTGGGCCacacctgcagagagaaaccTTTACAGCACAGAACAG aTTTGAGGTGCTgaccttcctgctgctgtgctACAACGCTGCACTCAGCTACAtgacctccacctccctccagTCCCTCTGCCAGCTCAGCTCCAG GGTGTGTATATGCGGTTACCCACGGCAACAGATGCGACGCTACAAGGGCATTAGCACACGGCTGACGGTCACATCAGAGTTCCTGGTTCAGCTCATCACAGGGATACACTATGCCTT gtgtAATGGGGAAGTGGAACTGGGATCCAAAGCACTGGATGATGTTCTGTATCGGGCCCAGCTGGAGCTATTGCCCGAAGCGCTGTTG GTGGGTAATGCCATCAAGTCGTCACTGCATGGCGCAGCGCTGAAGAGCAACAACAAGGAGGGTGCACGGAGTATCCAGGTGGAGATCACACCCACCTCCTCCCGGATTTCCCGAAACGCTGTCACCTCCCTGTCTATCAGGGGACACCGCTGGAAGAGACACG ACGCAGTGGATTTGGGTTCCCCGGATGAGCTGATGGATATTTCGGAGGTGGATGAAGGGGTGTGGCCAGGCGGCGTGGGGCCCGACATGACCCCACCGACCATCACTATCAGCAATAGTGTCACAACGTTGAACCTGGGGGCCAAGGCCATGAAGAAGTGTCGGCTTGGCGGGCGCACCAGCAAGGACAAGGAGGCGGGCCCTCTAACAACGGGCAGAGCCGCCAGCGAGAACACAGAGCTGTCCGTGAAGCGACTGACGCTCACGTCCAGCCAGTCGGTGCCCAAGGCTGGAGCTCTCACCAGCCTGACGCGCACCGCCAGCGCCGTCTTTTCCCGCTCCTTCGAGCAGGTGGCCAGCGGCAACGCCCCTCCATCCAGCAACCACACCGCCTCCGAAGCTGGCCGCTACTCATGCAGCCTGCAAGAGGAAGGGCTGGGGTACTTGAGTCCGACGCCAAACCACACGCAGCGCTCTCCCAGCATCAGCGTGCACTTCGGCTCTGACCTTTGA
- the hycc1 gene encoding hyccin isoform X2 gives MLAMDQGVVEEWLSEFKTLPDSAVSNYAASLKDKGSLVPALYKVIRENYSDLLEPVCHQLFEFYRSGEPQLQRFTLQFLPELLWSLLSVSAARDPHTSGCIEALLLGIYNLEIVDKDGQSKVLSFTVPSLSKPSVYHEPSAIGSIALTEGALANHGLSRVVYSGPHLQRETFTAQNRFEVLTFLLLCYNAALSYMTSTSLQSLCQLSSRVCICGYPRQQMRRYKGISTRLTVTSEFLVQLITGIHYALCNGEVELGSKALDDVLYRAQLELLPEALLVGNAIKSSLHGAALKSNNKEGARSIQVEITPTSSRISRNAVTSLSIRGHRWKRHESQEVSVDNEAAMGGVAIPEISVTGVGGERMPNGDSLRPRPDGRAQPDCDALGAASEVSLDPRGHDSGTRGQEVRRQKSVRRMVENEGSGSASTGRSQY, from the exons ATGTTGGCTATGGACCAAGGAGTGGTGGAGGAATGGCTGTCAGAATTTAAG accCTTCCGGACAGTGCTGTGTCCAACTATGCCGCCTCACTGAAAGACAAAGGTTCCCTGGTGCCCGCCCTCTACAAGGTCATCCGTGAGAACTACAGCGAC TTACTGGAGCCCGTGTGTCACCAGTTATTTGAGTTTTACCGGAGCGGTGAGCCGCAGCTGCAGCGCTTCACGCTACAGTTCCTGCCAGAGCTCCTGTGGAGCCTCCTCTCCGTCAGCGCAGCCAGAGACCCCCACACCTCCGGCTGCATCGAGGCTCTGCTGCTGGGCATTTACAACCTG GAAATAGTTGATAAAGATGGACAGAGTAAAGTATTATCTTTCACCGTCCCTTCCCTCTCCAAACCGTCGGTGTACCATGag CCTTCAGCCATCGGCTCCATTGCCCTAACAGAAGGGGCTCTAGCCAATCATGGGCTGAGCAGGGTGGTGTACAGTGGGCCacacctgcagagagaaaccTTTACAGCACAGAACAG aTTTGAGGTGCTgaccttcctgctgctgtgctACAACGCTGCACTCAGCTACAtgacctccacctccctccagTCCCTCTGCCAGCTCAGCTCCAG GGTGTGTATATGCGGTTACCCACGGCAACAGATGCGACGCTACAAGGGCATTAGCACACGGCTGACGGTCACATCAGAGTTCCTGGTTCAGCTCATCACAGGGATACACTATGCCTT gtgtAATGGGGAAGTGGAACTGGGATCCAAAGCACTGGATGATGTTCTGTATCGGGCCCAGCTGGAGCTATTGCCCGAAGCGCTGTTG GTGGGTAATGCCATCAAGTCGTCACTGCATGGCGCAGCGCTGAAGAGCAACAACAAGGAGGGTGCACGGAGTATCCAGGTGGAGATCACACCCACCTCCTCCCGGATTTCCCGAAACGCTGTCACCTCCCTGTCTATCAGGGGACACCGCTGGAAGAGACACG AGTCCCAGGAGGTGAGTGTAGACAATGAGGCCGCGATGGGGGGCGTGGCCATCCCCGAGATCAGTGTGACAGGTGTGGGCGGCGAGCGAATGCCCAACGGAGACTCCCTGCGGCCGCGACCTGACGGCCGCGCCCAGCCCGACTGCGACGCCCTGGGCGCCGCCTCCGAGGTCAGCCTGGACCCCCGAGGTCATGACTCCGGCACGAGGGGTCAGGAGGTCAGGAGGCAGAAGTCTGTGAGGCGGATGGTGGAGAATGAGGGTTCTGGGTCGGCCTCCACAGGGAGGAGCCAGTACTAA